A DNA window from Labilithrix sp. contains the following coding sequences:
- a CDS encoding protein kinase, which translates to MSECLDDNLALELIDGKLPSPRRTAVERHIATCDACRELVVALAKDDAKSASLGEPPIDTHRAPESPPVLSQAGPYRIEREVGSGAAGTVFRAVDERDGQVVALKYVTDPGWRARFAREIETLSRLVHPGIVRYVSHGETRQGLYLAMEWLDGEDLARAMDRGPIPWPAVRLLGLRLTAALAHAHAMGAVHRDIGPRNIFLPGGRLEQAKLLDFGLVRVHDTLDRTASQAVLGTPHYMAPEQVKDPRTVDARSDIFSLGVVFYEALAGRRPFDGDDLFTIWQKIVEQPAPDLRAIAPTVPEGFVALVERMLAKDPAQRPTAAAVVHEALVRLDAPNGSAGGVSTAVTPPLQQLPTQRSAGPPPPVYTSPPAAPFYSAPPAPAFTAPPPTYTPRSGPYVLPSSRDVAPPTTKSNNSGIIIVAAVLVAGAIVIAGLVVVLGPRFLKETSLAAGGAQPAATAPAPAAAADDDDDEPPAKKPSAKPAPSPSPAPAKPAARVAEQFFCGSDAIEHRRGGLYAAKDAEDAVVIGAECQAVLEDCVINGPNAINILNKGQLTLRRCRVTGKTQLIGDAPVLILEGTALPSPAKIVGRGRVVQR; encoded by the coding sequence ATGTCCGAGTGCCTCGACGACAACCTCGCCCTCGAGCTGATCGACGGAAAGCTCCCGTCGCCGCGGCGTACGGCGGTCGAGCGCCACATCGCCACGTGCGACGCGTGCCGCGAGCTGGTCGTCGCGCTCGCGAAAGACGACGCGAAGAGCGCCTCGCTCGGTGAGCCGCCGATCGACACGCACCGCGCGCCCGAGTCACCGCCCGTGCTCAGCCAGGCCGGTCCGTACCGGATCGAGCGCGAGGTCGGGAGCGGCGCCGCGGGCACGGTCTTCCGCGCGGTGGACGAGCGCGACGGCCAGGTCGTCGCGCTGAAGTACGTCACCGATCCGGGTTGGCGCGCCCGCTTCGCGCGCGAGATCGAGACGCTCTCGCGCCTCGTGCATCCCGGCATCGTCCGCTACGTGTCGCACGGCGAGACGCGCCAGGGCCTCTACCTCGCGATGGAGTGGCTCGACGGCGAAGACCTCGCGCGCGCGATGGACCGCGGCCCCATCCCCTGGCCCGCCGTCCGCCTCCTCGGCCTCCGCCTCACCGCCGCGCTCGCACACGCGCACGCGATGGGCGCGGTGCATCGCGACATCGGCCCGCGCAACATCTTCCTCCCCGGCGGGCGCCTCGAACAGGCGAAGCTCCTCGACTTCGGCCTCGTGCGCGTCCACGACACGCTCGATCGCACCGCGTCGCAAGCCGTCCTCGGGACTCCGCATTACATGGCGCCCGAGCAGGTGAAGGATCCACGCACCGTCGACGCGCGCTCCGACATCTTCTCGCTCGGCGTCGTCTTCTACGAAGCCCTCGCCGGGCGACGCCCCTTCGACGGAGACGATCTCTTCACGATATGGCAGAAGATCGTCGAGCAGCCCGCGCCGGACCTGCGCGCGATCGCGCCGACGGTGCCGGAGGGCTTCGTCGCGCTCGTCGAGCGGATGCTCGCGAAAGACCCCGCGCAGCGCCCGACCGCCGCCGCCGTCGTGCACGAAGCGCTCGTCCGCCTCGACGCGCCGAACGGCTCCGCGGGCGGCGTCTCGACCGCGGTCACGCCGCCGCTCCAGCAGCTCCCGACCCAACGCTCCGCCGGACCGCCGCCGCCCGTCTACACTTCGCCGCCGGCGGCGCCGTTCTACAGCGCGCCGCCGGCGCCTGCGTTCACCGCGCCGCCGCCCACGTACACGCCGCGCTCGGGCCCGTACGTGCTCCCCTCCTCCCGCGACGTCGCCCCGCCGACGACGAAGAGCAACAACAGCGGCATCATCATCGTCGCCGCCGTCCTCGTCGCGGGGGCGATCGTGATCGCGGGGCTCGTCGTCGTGCTCGGGCCTCGTTTCTTGAAGGAGACGAGCCTCGCGGCGGGGGGCGCGCAGCCGGCGGCGACCGCACCCGCGCCTGCGGCGGCCGCGGACGATGACGACGACGAACCTCCGGCGAAGAAGCCGAGCGCCAAGCCGGCCCCCTCCCCCTCCCCCGCTCCCGCGAAGCCGGCGGCGCGTGTGGCGGAGCAGTTCTTCTGCGGCTCCGACGCGATCGAGCATCGGCGCGGCGGGCTCTACGCGGCGAAGGACGCCGAGGACGCGGTCGTGATCGGCGCCGAATGCCAGGCTGTGCTGGAGGACTGCGTCATCAACGGGCCCAACGCGATCAACATCCTGAACAAAGGCCAGCTCACGCTGCGCCGCTGCCGCGTGACGGGCAAGACGCAGCTCATCGGCGACGCGCCGGTCCTCATCCTCGAAGGCACGGCGCTCCCGAGCCCGGCGAAGATCGTCGGGCGCGGCCGCGTCGTCCAGCGCTGA
- a CDS encoding sigma-70 family RNA polymerase sigma factor, whose amino-acid sequence MTRDEFVTAARAAWPAWPGADDAAFARFVDDLQAGAAEPVPLGELRAPDLWLAFHAGRGVAAAVAALDASCFADLHVVLRARRADPAEAEEVVQRLRHRLLVAEPGQPSRILTYGGRGELRAWVRVAAVRAWLNLKREKPPGAASAESAEDALVTEAAGDLELELLKGKYRETFRRVFLEAVDALAPSTRLLLKLHYLDRLSMEEVGKVLGVHRLTVLRRLERARLELSEGTKERLETELRLAPTEVESLLRLIQSRLDVSLQSALAPDQDQTK is encoded by the coding sequence ATGACGCGAGACGAATTCGTCACCGCAGCTCGGGCGGCGTGGCCGGCGTGGCCGGGCGCGGACGACGCCGCGTTCGCTCGATTCGTCGACGATCTCCAGGCCGGCGCCGCCGAACCCGTCCCACTCGGCGAGCTCCGCGCCCCCGATCTCTGGCTCGCCTTCCACGCGGGTCGCGGCGTCGCGGCGGCGGTGGCGGCGCTCGACGCGAGCTGCTTCGCGGATCTCCACGTGGTCCTCCGCGCTCGGCGCGCGGATCCCGCCGAGGCGGAGGAGGTGGTGCAGCGGCTTCGACATCGTTTGCTCGTCGCGGAGCCCGGACAGCCGAGCCGCATCCTCACGTATGGCGGCCGCGGAGAGCTGCGAGCCTGGGTGCGCGTCGCGGCGGTGCGCGCGTGGCTCAACCTCAAACGCGAGAAGCCGCCCGGCGCGGCCTCGGCGGAGAGCGCGGAGGACGCGCTCGTGACCGAGGCAGCGGGCGACCTCGAGCTGGAGCTACTCAAAGGCAAGTATCGCGAGACGTTCCGGCGGGTCTTCCTCGAAGCGGTCGACGCGCTCGCGCCGAGCACGCGGCTCCTCTTGAAGCTGCACTACCTCGACCGCCTCTCGATGGAGGAGGTGGGCAAGGTGCTCGGCGTGCATCGGCTCACGGTGCTGCGGCGGCTCGAGCGCGCGCGGCTCGAGCTCTCGGAGGGGACGAAGGAGCGGCTCGAGACCGAGCTGCGCCTCGCACCGACCGAGGTCGAGAGCCTGCTGCGCCTCATCCAGAGCCGCCTCGACGTGAGCCTGCAGAGCGCGCTCGCTCCCGATCAGGATCAGACGAAGTGA
- a CDS encoding nucleotidyltransferase domain-containing protein, with the protein MAARANPSSVVLASLERFRGLLEDRFGARLREVVLFGSRARGDAHEESDVDVLVVIDALTPEERRVVVDLSYDVDFAGPWLGISPLAYSTQQACELRQRERRLFLDIDREGVRV; encoded by the coding sequence ATGGCTGCGCGCGCGAACCCGTCGTCGGTAGTCCTCGCGTCGCTCGAGCGCTTCCGCGGGCTCCTCGAGGACCGCTTTGGCGCGCGACTTCGCGAGGTCGTGCTCTTCGGCTCGCGCGCTCGCGGCGACGCGCATGAAGAAAGCGACGTGGATGTCCTCGTCGTGATCGACGCTCTCACGCCCGAAGAGCGGCGCGTCGTCGTCGATCTCTCCTACGACGTCGACTTTGCAGGTCCCTGGCTCGGAATCTCCCCGCTGGCTTATTCGACCCAGCAGGCCTGCGAGCTGCGCCAGCGCGAGCGCCGCCTGTTTCTCGACATCGACCGTGAAGGCGTCCGCGTATGA
- a CDS encoding fatty acid desaturase, with the protein MSSLVALRRSLVDLRAPDRRVYFLDLAITSAVAYAALGVAASSSGVAAFVVGGGVAALALSRAALFAHELAHQRDAVPGLRLAWHVAIGVPFLFPSFIYEHVHREHHRLAVYRTARDPEHAPDTRPRWKRLAVSQSAALVFPGLLLARWSVVAPLSFVVPGGRAWVLRRFSSLTMNPLYVPPTRRAPHELWAELACMAWSWIALATMPWRALVAAWIALGIATAISDLRGEVLHRFGDDGERGTLERQVRDSVDLHARGLVRLFFPMGIGYHALHHLAPWLPYHALGAAHRRTRGLARADTG; encoded by the coding sequence ATGTCATCGCTCGTGGCGCTGCGGCGCTCGCTCGTCGATCTTCGGGCGCCGGATCGGCGCGTTTACTTCTTGGACCTCGCGATCACGTCGGCGGTGGCGTACGCGGCGCTCGGCGTCGCCGCGTCGTCGTCGGGCGTGGCGGCGTTCGTGGTGGGGGGCGGCGTCGCGGCGCTCGCGCTCAGTCGCGCGGCGCTGTTCGCGCACGAGCTCGCGCATCAGCGGGACGCGGTGCCGGGGCTGCGGCTCGCGTGGCACGTCGCGATCGGGGTGCCGTTCCTGTTTCCGTCGTTCATCTACGAGCACGTGCATCGCGAGCATCATCGGCTCGCGGTGTACCGGACCGCGCGCGATCCCGAGCACGCGCCCGACACACGGCCGCGATGGAAGCGGCTCGCCGTGAGCCAGTCCGCCGCGCTCGTGTTCCCCGGCTTGCTCCTCGCGCGATGGTCCGTGGTCGCGCCGCTCTCGTTCGTCGTGCCGGGCGGCAGGGCCTGGGTGCTGCGTCGCTTCTCGTCGCTCACGATGAACCCGCTCTACGTGCCGCCCACGCGTCGCGCGCCGCACGAGCTGTGGGCCGAGCTCGCGTGTATGGCCTGGTCATGGATCGCGCTCGCGACGATGCCGTGGCGCGCGCTCGTCGCGGCGTGGATCGCGCTCGGGATCGCGACCGCGATCAGCGACCTGCGCGGCGAGGTGCTGCATCGCTTCGGCGACGACGGCGAGCGCGGCACCCTCGAGCGGCAGGTGCGCGACTCCGTCGACCTCCACGCGCGCGGGCTCGTGCGGCTCTTCTTTCCGATGGGGATCGGGTACCACGCGCTCCACCACCTCGCGCCGTGGCTTCCGTACCACGCGCTCGGCGCGGCCCACCGCCGGACGCGCGGCCTCGCGCGGGCTGACACGGGCTGA
- a CDS encoding VWA domain-containing protein codes for MKNKRVGIIVGLSLLLAAVGCSGAAEGDGQNDGDESATRTGFGTNDGASSGAVPTLSASSSGGAGDVGNVTPGSACATSSASVEAPPVHLVFMIDRSGSMGNSKHGQNEKVRWKPVVSGLKAFFADPANANVHASIAFFGQGGGDAVQCSAATYATPAVSMRGLPEADAFADALDDASPGGGTPTKPALKGAIQYAQQIKASLPAGEKVAIVLATDGDPNDCSSTAENVAAEAAAVAASIPTYVIGVGPEATKLDTIANGGGTGDAIMIPTSDPAQVSADLRAAVGQIKAEQLGCSYALPAPPSGQTLDVNAVNVDYTPAGGSSQTLPYSADCSNPNGWHYDDAAAPKEVVMCAASCATLKADVTGGKLDIVFGCAISAPPGTELPGGGVR; via the coding sequence GTGAAGAACAAGCGCGTTGGAATCATCGTTGGTCTCTCTCTCCTCCTGGCAGCGGTGGGCTGCAGCGGCGCCGCCGAAGGCGACGGGCAGAACGACGGCGACGAGAGCGCGACGAGGACGGGCTTCGGCACGAACGACGGCGCGTCGTCGGGCGCGGTCCCGACGCTCTCCGCGTCCTCGTCGGGCGGCGCGGGCGACGTCGGCAACGTGACGCCGGGCTCCGCGTGCGCGACGTCGAGCGCGTCGGTGGAGGCGCCGCCGGTCCATCTCGTCTTCATGATCGATCGCTCGGGCAGCATGGGGAACTCGAAGCACGGGCAGAACGAGAAGGTGCGCTGGAAGCCGGTCGTCTCCGGCCTCAAGGCGTTCTTCGCCGATCCCGCGAACGCGAACGTTCACGCGTCGATCGCCTTCTTCGGTCAGGGCGGCGGCGACGCGGTCCAGTGCAGCGCCGCGACGTACGCGACGCCGGCGGTGTCGATGCGCGGCCTCCCGGAGGCGGACGCCTTCGCGGACGCGCTCGACGACGCGTCGCCGGGCGGCGGCACGCCGACGAAGCCGGCGCTCAAGGGCGCGATCCAGTACGCGCAGCAGATCAAGGCGTCGCTCCCCGCCGGCGAGAAGGTCGCGATCGTCCTCGCGACGGACGGCGATCCCAACGACTGCAGCTCCACCGCCGAGAACGTCGCGGCGGAGGCGGCCGCCGTCGCCGCGAGCATCCCGACCTACGTGATCGGCGTCGGCCCCGAGGCGACGAAGCTCGACACGATCGCGAACGGCGGCGGCACGGGCGACGCGATCATGATCCCGACGAGCGACCCCGCGCAGGTGAGCGCGGACCTCCGCGCGGCGGTGGGTCAGATCAAGGCGGAGCAGCTCGGCTGCAGCTACGCGCTCCCCGCGCCGCCGTCGGGCCAGACGCTCGACGTCAACGCGGTCAACGTCGACTACACGCCGGCCGGCGGCTCGTCGCAGACGCTCCCGTACAGCGCCGACTGCTCGAACCCGAACGGCTGGCACTACGACGACGCGGCCGCGCCGAAGGAGGTCGTGATGTGCGCCGCGAGCTGCGCGACGCTGAAGGCCGACGTGACCGGCGGCAAGCTCGACATCGTCTTCGGCTGCGCCATCAGCGCGCCGCCGGGCACCGAGCTCCCCGGCGGCGGCGTGCGCTGA
- a CDS encoding carboxypeptidase M32: MDAYRELHWRFDRHYLLRSSADMLEWDAQAMMPDGGGDLRAAQLGTLRVLAHEAISGADMQALLDGADAAPPANPWERDNLAAMRRAWVHAAAVPADLVEARTRATSACELAWRSARRDDDFASLLPLLSEVVNLTRQMGEAKAALMKLSVWDALADEYEPGAREEQLASLFTRLEHELPTIVDAIIEAQAKRPPAPELAGPFPIERQAALGRHLAQQMGFDFTRGRLDVSVHPFCGGASEDVRMTTRYDERDFLTSVLGVIHETGHALYEMGLPRAWARQPIGHAQGMGLHESQSLLMEMQAARTPEFLGYLAKTAGQLLGIELRPESLAQHALKVERSLVRVDADEATYPLHIIVRFGIERALMSGDLAVKDLPGAFRDAMARVVGVRPNTDRDGCLQDVHWPSGAFGYFPSYTLGAIAAAQLFAGALAANPAIPSELARGELTGLRAYALEHVHQHGSRFDTNGVLERATGRGLDVDALLAHLRRRYLAS; the protein is encoded by the coding sequence ATGGATGCGTATCGCGAGCTACATTGGCGTTTCGATCGGCACTACCTCCTGCGGAGCTCGGCGGACATGCTCGAGTGGGACGCGCAGGCGATGATGCCGGACGGCGGCGGCGACCTCCGCGCCGCGCAGCTCGGCACCCTCCGCGTCCTCGCGCACGAGGCGATCTCCGGCGCCGACATGCAGGCGCTCCTCGACGGCGCCGACGCCGCGCCGCCGGCCAATCCGTGGGAGCGCGACAACCTCGCCGCGATGCGGCGCGCGTGGGTGCACGCCGCCGCGGTCCCGGCCGATCTCGTCGAGGCGCGCACGCGCGCGACCTCGGCCTGCGAGCTCGCCTGGCGGAGCGCGCGCCGCGACGACGACTTCGCGAGCCTCCTCCCGCTCCTCTCCGAGGTCGTGAACCTCACCCGCCAGATGGGAGAGGCGAAGGCCGCGCTGATGAAGCTCTCGGTGTGGGACGCCCTCGCCGACGAGTACGAGCCGGGCGCGCGCGAGGAGCAGCTCGCGTCGCTCTTCACGCGGCTCGAGCACGAGCTCCCCACGATCGTCGACGCGATCATCGAGGCGCAAGCGAAGCGGCCGCCGGCGCCGGAGCTCGCCGGCCCGTTCCCGATCGAGCGGCAGGCCGCGCTCGGGCGCCACCTCGCGCAGCAGATGGGGTTCGACTTCACGCGCGGCCGCCTCGACGTGAGCGTGCATCCGTTCTGCGGCGGCGCCTCCGAGGACGTGCGAATGACGACCCGCTACGACGAGCGCGACTTCCTCACGAGCGTCCTCGGCGTCATCCACGAGACGGGGCACGCGCTCTACGAGATGGGGCTCCCGCGCGCGTGGGCGCGCCAGCCGATCGGGCACGCGCAAGGGATGGGGCTCCACGAGAGCCAATCGCTCTTGATGGAAATGCAGGCGGCGCGTACTCCCGAGTTCCTCGGATACTTGGCAAAGACGGCGGGGCAGCTCCTCGGCATCGAGCTCCGGCCGGAGTCGCTCGCGCAGCACGCGCTGAAGGTGGAGCGCAGCCTCGTTCGCGTCGACGCCGACGAGGCGACGTATCCACTCCACATCATCGTTCGCTTCGGGATCGAGCGCGCGCTCATGAGCGGGGACCTCGCGGTGAAGGACCTCCCCGGCGCGTTCCGCGACGCGATGGCGCGCGTCGTCGGCGTTCGCCCGAACACCGATCGGGACGGCTGTCTCCAGGACGTGCACTGGCCGTCGGGGGCGTTCGGTTATTTCCCGAGCTACACGCTCGGCGCGATCGCGGCGGCGCAGCTCTTCGCCGGCGCGCTCGCCGCGAACCCCGCGATCCCGTCGGAGCTCGCGCGCGGCGAGCTCACCGGCCTCCGCGCCTACGCGCTCGAGCACGTGCACCAGCACGGCTCGCGCTTCGACACGAACGGCGTCCTCGAGCGCGCGACGGGCCGCGGCCTCGACGTCGACGCGCTCCTCGCGCACCTCCGCCGCCGCTACCTCGCGTCGTGA
- a CDS encoding DUF2330 domain-containing protein, with translation MKYGLRLFLLATVSAALVTDAGEAEACGGCFIPPADATVVNDHRMAFSISQNQTVLWDQIRYSGDPSEFAWVLPVKPGARIELANDEFFTALDTSTQPVVYAPQRFGAFDNAGCGLSGCADDGEASALSAGGGSDVEILSQSVVGPYDTVTLRATEEDALTNWLRNNDFVIPVSIEPTIAAYVKEGFDFIALKLRPTCGERQMRPVRVVSPGAIPTLPLRMVAAGVGPRVGITLYVITEGKYQPQNFPHALIDDDDLRWDYSQNKSNYEPLSQEIMGRDDGRTWVTEYADRPQLPLVKGWQTPQQQTRFGQTTAASRRLQTGLTDLYYGLCKFYRPPPSPFGSSTSSSSSSGNVVLTPCLEDGGSQSRPPIVDAGADADAGDDDDAGIDAGSTQEPDPEPEPDPDDPRPSGNLVRDCAYLDDLDLAIDGLARENVWVTRLRSQLPSTVLTDGDLIVEPAKLSDGRADTTTVSNLHWALYAEGEAVPESTKGRCDTTPRSARSRAGAWAIGVGLAFAGASWLRRRRRR, from the coding sequence ATGAAATACGGGCTTCGTCTCTTCCTCCTCGCGACGGTCTCCGCCGCTCTCGTCACCGACGCCGGAGAGGCGGAGGCATGCGGCGGCTGCTTCATCCCGCCCGCCGACGCCACCGTCGTGAACGACCACCGGATGGCGTTCTCGATCTCGCAGAACCAGACCGTGCTCTGGGACCAGATCCGCTACTCCGGCGATCCGTCCGAGTTCGCGTGGGTCCTCCCCGTGAAGCCCGGCGCCCGCATCGAGCTCGCGAACGACGAGTTCTTCACCGCGCTCGACACGAGCACCCAGCCCGTCGTCTACGCCCCGCAGCGCTTCGGCGCCTTCGACAACGCGGGGTGCGGCCTCTCCGGCTGCGCCGACGACGGCGAGGCCTCGGCCCTGAGCGCGGGCGGTGGGAGCGACGTCGAGATCCTCAGCCAGAGCGTGGTCGGTCCCTACGACACGGTCACGCTCCGCGCGACGGAGGAGGACGCCCTCACCAACTGGCTCCGGAACAACGACTTCGTCATCCCCGTGTCGATCGAGCCGACGATCGCCGCCTACGTGAAGGAGGGATTCGACTTCATCGCGCTGAAGCTCCGGCCGACCTGCGGCGAGCGCCAGATGCGACCGGTCCGCGTCGTGAGCCCGGGCGCGATCCCCACCCTCCCGCTCCGCATGGTCGCGGCGGGGGTAGGGCCGCGCGTCGGTATCACGCTTTACGTGATCACGGAGGGCAAATACCAGCCCCAGAACTTCCCGCACGCGCTCATCGACGACGATGACCTCCGCTGGGATTACTCGCAAAACAAATCGAACTACGAGCCGCTCTCTCAGGAGATCATGGGGCGCGACGACGGGCGGACGTGGGTGACGGAATACGCCGATCGCCCGCAGTTGCCGCTCGTGAAAGGCTGGCAGACACCGCAACAGCAAACGCGGTTCGGCCAGACCACGGCCGCGTCCCGCCGCCTGCAGACCGGCTTGACCGATCTCTATTACGGACTTTGCAAATTCTACCGGCCGCCGCCGTCGCCTTTCGGCTCGTCGACGAGCAGCTCGTCGTCGTCCGGGAACGTCGTCCTCACGCCGTGCCTGGAGGACGGCGGCAGCCAGAGCCGTCCTCCGATCGTGGACGCCGGAGCCGACGCCGACGCTGGAGACGACGACGACGCGGGGATCGACGCCGGCTCGACCCAAGAGCCCGACCCGGAGCCGGAGCCCGATCCCGACGATCCGAGGCCGAGCGGGAACCTCGTCCGGGACTGCGCGTACCTCGACGACCTCGATCTCGCGATCGACGGCCTCGCGCGCGAGAACGTGTGGGTCACGCGCCTTCGCTCCCAGCTCCCGAGCACGGTGCTCACCGACGGCGATCTGATCGTCGAGCCGGCGAAGCTCTCCGACGGGCGCGCCGACACGACCACGGTCAGCAACCTGCACTGGGCCCTCTACGCCGAGGGGGAGGCGGTGCCCGAGAGCACCAAGGGCCGCTGCGATACGACCCCGCGCTCCGCCCGCTCGCGCGCGGGAGCGTGGGCGATCGGCGTCGGCCTCGCGTTCGCGGGCGCGTCGTGGCTGCGCCGCCGCCGCCGTCGTTGA
- a CDS encoding fatty acid desaturase: MAQPFDPSAVDCDAFFRDLRAIRREVETSYGEEDVAHVRFIERFGRASTALGLATAWFPNPLSMAALAFGRSTSWLLMHHVGHRGYDRVPGIPEHLTSRGFAAGRRRFLDWPDWMLPEAWKYEHNVLHHTNTGELKDPDLIERNTEVLRDMRAPAAFKYGVMGLLAMTWRASYYAPTTIRVWLQRGTDLTGEENPPGYFKTLLLHCYAPYALFQFVALPALFAPLGPLAMASALVNSLGAEAITNVHTFLVVGPNHTGDDLYRFDEPARSHAEAAVRQVLGSVNYATGSELVDYAHLYLNYQVEHHLFPDIPMARYRQIQPKIEALCAKHGIPYVKESVWSRARKMLSVAVGKTSMKRVRNVGEKALGRARAGLSAA, translated from the coding sequence TTGGCCCAGCCCTTCGATCCGAGCGCCGTCGACTGCGACGCATTCTTCCGTGACCTCCGCGCGATCCGCCGCGAGGTCGAGACCTCCTACGGCGAGGAGGACGTCGCCCACGTGCGCTTCATCGAGCGCTTCGGCCGCGCGTCGACCGCGCTCGGCCTCGCGACGGCGTGGTTCCCGAACCCGCTGAGCATGGCGGCGCTCGCGTTCGGCCGCTCGACGAGCTGGCTCCTCATGCATCACGTCGGGCATCGCGGCTACGACCGCGTGCCCGGCATCCCCGAGCACCTCACGAGCCGCGGCTTCGCGGCGGGACGTCGCCGCTTCCTCGACTGGCCCGACTGGATGCTGCCCGAGGCCTGGAAGTACGAGCACAACGTGCTCCACCACACGAACACGGGCGAGCTCAAAGATCCGGACCTCATCGAGCGCAACACCGAGGTGCTGCGCGACATGCGCGCGCCGGCCGCGTTCAAGTACGGCGTGATGGGGCTCCTCGCGATGACGTGGCGCGCCTCGTACTACGCGCCGACGACGATCCGCGTCTGGCTCCAGCGCGGGACGGACCTCACCGGCGAGGAGAACCCGCCGGGCTATTTCAAGACGCTCCTCCTCCATTGTTATGCGCCGTACGCGCTCTTCCAGTTCGTCGCGCTGCCCGCGCTCTTCGCGCCGCTCGGGCCGCTCGCGATGGCGAGCGCGCTCGTGAACTCGCTCGGCGCGGAGGCGATCACGAACGTGCACACGTTCCTCGTCGTCGGGCCGAACCACACCGGCGACGACCTCTATCGCTTCGACGAGCCCGCGCGCTCGCACGCCGAGGCGGCGGTGCGGCAGGTGCTCGGCTCCGTCAACTACGCGACCGGGAGCGAGCTCGTCGACTACGCGCACCTCTATCTCAACTACCAGGTCGAGCATCACCTCTTCCCGGACATCCCGATGGCGCGTTATCGCCAGATCCAGCCGAAGATCGAGGCGCTCTGCGCGAAGCACGGCATCCCGTACGTGAAGGAGAGCGTCTGGTCGCGCGCGCGGAAGATGCTCTCCGTCGCGGTCGGCAAGACCTCGATGAAGCGCGTCCGCAACGTCGGCGAAAAGGCCCTCGGCCGCGCGCGCGCCGGTCTGAGCGCGGCATAG
- a CDS encoding RNA polymerase sigma factor, producing the protein MSSDFPDELRGSWHRFLLTYEPLRPELYRYCRHLTRSPWDAEDLAQDAIARAFVTLAQMGHEPPNPRAWLFRVASNLWIDRRRHEQHAARLEPPPGPEAPDPIATREAAGTLLTQLAPRERAAVVLKDVFDFSLEETAEALGTTTGAVKAALHRGRGKLVEAEPAFAEPPAPGAIEAFCAAFNEADLPRLTALLLDSASVEVVGATTLYGRERAGRNVLRGMLFGSPALANGTGVESRFVCGALPVSPRVEARAHRGEWLLLHWYEHNDGSFVRAITRVVADESGIVRLQNYFFSPDFLAEVCAELAVPFRPNGYRWTLWR; encoded by the coding sequence ATGAGCTCCGATTTTCCCGACGAGCTGCGCGGCTCGTGGCACCGTTTCCTCCTTACTTACGAGCCCTTGCGGCCGGAGCTCTACCGCTATTGCCGGCACCTCACGCGGAGCCCGTGGGACGCGGAGGACCTCGCGCAGGACGCGATCGCGCGCGCGTTCGTGACGCTCGCGCAGATGGGGCACGAGCCGCCGAACCCGCGCGCCTGGCTCTTCCGCGTCGCCTCCAACCTCTGGATCGATCGGCGGCGACACGAGCAGCACGCCGCGCGGCTCGAGCCGCCGCCGGGACCGGAGGCGCCGGATCCGATCGCGACGCGCGAAGCCGCGGGCACGCTCCTCACGCAGCTCGCGCCGCGAGAGCGCGCGGCGGTGGTGCTGAAGGACGTCTTCGACTTCTCGCTCGAGGAGACGGCGGAGGCGCTCGGCACGACGACGGGCGCGGTGAAGGCGGCGCTGCATCGCGGTCGCGGGAAGCTCGTCGAGGCGGAGCCGGCGTTCGCGGAGCCGCCGGCTCCGGGGGCGATCGAGGCGTTCTGCGCCGCGTTCAACGAGGCCGACCTGCCGCGCCTCACCGCGCTGCTCCTCGACTCCGCGTCGGTCGAGGTCGTGGGCGCGACGACGCTCTACGGCCGCGAGCGGGCAGGGCGCAACGTCTTGCGCGGAATGCTCTTCGGGAGCCCGGCGCTCGCGAACGGCACCGGCGTCGAGTCGCGCTTCGTCTGCGGCGCGCTCCCGGTTTCGCCGCGGGTGGAGGCGCGCGCGCACCGCGGGGAGTGGCTCTTGCTCCACTGGTACGAGCACAACGACGGCTCGTTCGTGCGCGCGATCACGCGCGTCGTCGCGGACGAGTCCGGGATCGTGCGACTCCAGAATTACTTCTTCAGCCCCGATTTCCTCGCCGAGGTCTGCGCCGAGCTCGCGGTGCCGTTTCGGCCGAACGGCTATCGCTGGACGCTCTGGCGATGA